In one Streptomyces sp. NBC_01288 genomic region, the following are encoded:
- a CDS encoding site-2 protease family protein, producing the protein MPGRAAQGHSEPAPSSPAHLNGEPKRDGASTATDHDADRIQGQDDHTPSHPNLPYAHTDPDTTPHADPRIAKGRPPQRPKEPGGGLLMGRPFGVPVYVAPSWFLVAALITWVFGGQLDRVLPELGAARYLVALFFAVAFYGSVLVHELAHTVAALRFKLPVRRIQLQFFGGVSEIEKEAETPGREFVLAFVGPLLSLILSGIFYLAMLPVEPGTVPGVLLAGLMVSNLIVAVFNLLPGLPLDGGRMLRAVVWKITGRPMSGTIAAAWVGRALAVSVLIGLPLLTQTGALGTNTEDISGMDTVTDALLAAILAAIIWTGAGNSLRMARLREHLPELRARNLTRRAVPVETNTPLSEALRRANAAGARALVVVDADGQPLSLVREAAIVGVPEHRRPWVVVSGLAQDLTDGMRVSAELAGEDLLDALRATPATEYLVVEETGEIYGVLSAADVERAFVKAMARPN; encoded by the coding sequence CTGCCCGGACGTGCGGCACAGGGCCACAGCGAGCCCGCCCCCTCGTCACCCGCCCACCTGAACGGTGAGCCGAAACGTGACGGCGCCTCCACGGCCACCGACCACGACGCCGACCGCATCCAGGGCCAAGACGACCACACCCCCAGCCACCCGAACCTCCCCTACGCCCACACCGACCCCGACACCACCCCCCACGCAGACCCCCGCATCGCCAAGGGCCGCCCCCCGCAGCGCCCCAAGGAGCCCGGCGGCGGCCTGCTGATGGGGCGGCCGTTCGGTGTGCCCGTCTACGTCGCGCCCAGTTGGTTCCTCGTCGCCGCGCTCATCACCTGGGTGTTCGGCGGTCAGCTGGACCGCGTGCTGCCCGAACTCGGCGCCGCCCGCTACCTGGTCGCCCTCTTCTTCGCGGTCGCCTTCTACGGCTCGGTCCTGGTGCACGAACTCGCCCACACCGTCGCCGCGCTCCGCTTCAAACTCCCGGTCCGCCGCATCCAGTTGCAGTTCTTCGGGGGAGTCTCCGAGATCGAGAAGGAGGCCGAGACCCCTGGCAGGGAGTTCGTGCTGGCCTTCGTCGGCCCGCTGCTCTCGCTGATCCTGTCGGGCATCTTCTACCTGGCCATGCTGCCCGTCGAACCCGGCACCGTCCCGGGCGTCCTGCTGGCCGGCCTGATGGTCTCCAACCTCATCGTGGCCGTCTTCAACCTCCTGCCCGGCCTGCCCCTCGACGGCGGCCGCATGCTCCGTGCCGTCGTCTGGAAGATCACCGGCAGGCCCATGAGCGGCACGATCGCCGCCGCCTGGGTCGGCCGCGCCCTCGCCGTCTCCGTCCTGATCGGCCTCCCGCTGCTCACCCAGACCGGCGCCCTCGGTACCAACACCGAGGACATCAGCGGCATGGACACCGTCACGGACGCCCTGCTCGCCGCGATCCTCGCCGCGATCATCTGGACCGGGGCCGGCAACAGCCTCCGTATGGCCCGACTGCGCGAACACCTCCCGGAACTCCGCGCCCGCAACCTCACCCGCCGCGCGGTCCCCGTCGAGACCAACACCCCGCTCTCCGAGGCCCTGCGCCGCGCCAACGCCGCCGGCGCCCGCGCCCTGGTCGTCGTCGACGCCGACGGCCAGCCCCTCTCTCTCGTCCGCGAGGCCGCCATCGTCGGCGTCCCCGAACACCGCCGCCCCTGGGTCGTCGTCAGCGGCCTCGCCCAGGACCTCACGGACGGCATGCGCGTCTCCGCGGAACTCGCCGGAGAGGACCTCCTGGACGCCCTGCGCGCCACCCCCGCCACCGAATACCTCGTGGTCGAGGAGACCGGCGAGATCTACGGCGTCCTGTCCGCCGCCGACGTCGAGCGCGCCTTCGTGAAGGCCATGGCCCGCCCCAACTGA
- a CDS encoding response regulator, translated as MAIRVLLVDDQPLLRTGFRMILEAEQDLAVVGEAGDGLQALDQVRALQPDVVLMDIRMPRMDGVEATRQITGPGRDGPAKVLVLTTFDLDEYVVEALRAGASGFLLKDAPANELVQAIRVVASGEAMLAPSITRRLLDKYASHLPSGDEPVPDALHTLTEREVEVLKLVARGLSNAEIAADLFVSETTVKTHVGHVLTKLGLRDRVQAAVYAYESGLVRPGAQ; from the coding sequence GTGGCCATCCGCGTCCTACTGGTTGATGACCAGCCGCTGCTGCGAACCGGGTTCCGGATGATTCTGGAGGCGGAGCAGGATCTCGCGGTCGTCGGTGAGGCCGGTGACGGTCTGCAGGCGCTCGACCAGGTGCGGGCTCTGCAGCCCGATGTGGTGCTGATGGACATCCGTATGCCGCGGATGGACGGGGTGGAGGCGACCCGGCAGATCACCGGTCCCGGGCGGGACGGTCCGGCGAAGGTGCTGGTGCTGACCACCTTCGATCTCGACGAGTACGTGGTGGAGGCGTTGCGGGCCGGAGCCAGTGGCTTCCTGCTCAAGGACGCGCCGGCGAATGAACTCGTGCAGGCGATCCGGGTGGTGGCCTCCGGCGAGGCCATGCTCGCGCCCAGCATCACGCGGCGGCTGCTCGACAAGTACGCCAGCCATCTGCCGTCGGGTGACGAGCCCGTCCCGGACGCCCTGCACACGTTGACCGAGCGTGAGGTCGAGGTGCTGAAGCTGGTGGCGCGCGGGCTGTCGAACGCGGAGATCGCCGCCGACCTGTTCGTCAGCGAGACCACCGTCAAGACGCATGTGGGGCACGTCCTCACCAAGTTGGGCCTGCGCGACCGGGTCCAGGCCGCGGTGTACGCGTACGAGAGCGGGCTGGTGCGCCCCGGCGCGCAGTAG
- a CDS encoding ABC transporter substrate-binding protein, whose amino-acid sequence MNRKTLVLPVVVGLLAPVLAACGGSGSGSSSDDAIVVGTTDRFEATKDAPAPLDPAYAYDVGTWNILRQTVQTLMIQPKGEGDPVPEAAEKCGFTDTGNERYACTLREGLKFANGDKITAEDVKYSIDRAMRIKADSGVFALLSTVDTVETQGDREVIFHLKTADATFPYKLSTPVAGIVNPDDYQKDKLRDGFDIDGSGPYTLSVAKKGDAITTATFTKNPNYKGALKVNNNKVEMRSFDDADSMGSAISKGDIDVMTRTMSPEQIQKLSDDTDGDVDLVEMPGLEIRYLGFNTDAPTVKTKAVREAMAQIIDRGELVSKVYGTEAEPLYSMVPATITGHSNSFFNKYGDPSVAKAKLTMEGANITTPVKLTLNYTTDHYGSATKEEFEQLQKQLNDSGLFDVSIKGTPWATFRPAEQKGKYDVYGMGWFPDFPDADNYLAPFLDKDNTLGLPYDNTKIRSTLIPESRREADRLAASKSLTAIQDIVATDVPLIPLWQGKQYVAARDDVTGTAYVLNSSSTLQLWELGRGVGN is encoded by the coding sequence ATGAACCGCAAGACTTTGGTGCTGCCGGTCGTCGTCGGCCTGCTCGCGCCGGTGCTCGCCGCGTGTGGCGGCTCCGGCAGCGGGAGTTCCAGCGACGATGCGATAGTCGTCGGCACCACGGACCGGTTCGAGGCGACGAAGGACGCTCCGGCGCCGCTCGACCCGGCCTACGCCTACGACGTCGGCACCTGGAACATCCTGCGCCAGACCGTGCAGACCCTGATGATCCAGCCCAAGGGCGAGGGCGACCCGGTGCCCGAGGCCGCCGAGAAGTGCGGCTTCACCGACACCGGCAACGAGCGCTACGCCTGCACCCTGCGCGAGGGTCTGAAGTTCGCCAACGGCGACAAGATCACCGCGGAAGATGTGAAGTACTCCATCGACCGCGCGATGCGCATCAAGGCCGACAGCGGTGTGTTCGCCCTGCTGTCGACCGTCGACACCGTCGAGACCCAGGGCGACCGCGAGGTCATCTTCCACCTGAAGACGGCCGACGCCACGTTCCCGTACAAGCTGTCCACTCCCGTCGCCGGCATCGTGAATCCGGACGACTACCAGAAGGACAAGCTGCGCGACGGCTTCGACATCGACGGCTCGGGCCCGTACACCCTCTCGGTGGCCAAGAAGGGCGACGCGATCACCACGGCCACGTTCACCAAGAACCCCAATTACAAGGGTGCCTTGAAGGTGAACAACAACAAGGTCGAGATGCGTTCCTTCGACGACGCCGACTCCATGGGCAGCGCGATCAGCAAGGGCGACATCGACGTCATGACGCGCACCATGTCGCCGGAGCAGATCCAGAAGCTCAGCGACGACACGGACGGCGACGTCGACCTCGTCGAGATGCCCGGCCTCGAAATCCGCTACCTGGGCTTCAACACCGACGCCCCGACCGTGAAGACGAAGGCCGTACGCGAGGCGATGGCCCAGATCATCGACCGCGGCGAACTCGTCTCCAAGGTCTACGGCACCGAGGCCGAGCCGCTCTACTCCATGGTCCCGGCGACCATCACGGGCCACTCGAACTCGTTCTTCAACAAGTACGGCGACCCGAGCGTCGCCAAGGCCAAGCTGACGATGGAGGGGGCCAACATCACCACTCCGGTGAAGCTGACCCTGAACTACACGACCGACCACTACGGCTCGGCCACCAAGGAAGAGTTCGAGCAGCTCCAGAAGCAGCTCAACGACAGCGGCCTGTTCGACGTCAGCATCAAGGGCACCCCCTGGGCGACGTTCCGTCCGGCCGAGCAGAAGGGCAAGTACGACGTCTACGGGATGGGCTGGTTCCCGGACTTCCCCGACGCCGACAACTACCTCGCGCCGTTCCTCGACAAGGACAACACCCTCGGCCTGCCGTACGACAACACCAAGATCAGGAGCACGCTGATCCCGGAGTCCCGTCGTGAGGCCGACCGGCTCGCCGCGTCCAAGAGCCTCACGGCCATCCAGGACATCGTCGCCACCGACGTCCCGCTGATCCCGCTGTGGCAGGGCAAGCAGTACGTCGCCGCCCGCGACGACGTCACGGGCACCGCGTACGTGCTCAACTCCTCCTCGACCCTCCAGCTCTGGGAGCTGGGCCGAGGCGTGGGCAACTGA
- a CDS encoding ferredoxin, with product MTVQDEAAADGEALEVWIDQDLCTGDGICAQYAPEVFELDIDGLAYVKSPDDELLQDKGATTIVPLPLLVDVVDSAKECPGDCIHVRRVADRVEVYGPDAA from the coding sequence ATCACCGTGCAGGACGAGGCCGCGGCCGACGGCGAGGCGCTGGAGGTCTGGATCGACCAGGACCTCTGTACCGGCGACGGCATCTGCGCCCAGTACGCCCCCGAGGTCTTCGAGCTGGACATCGACGGTCTGGCCTATGTGAAGAGCCCGGACGACGAGCTGTTGCAGGACAAGGGTGCCACCACGATCGTGCCGCTGCCGCTGTTGGTCGATGTCGTGGACTCCGCCAAGGAGTGCCCCGGTGACTGCATTCATGTGCGCCGGGTCGCGGACCGGGTCGAGGTGTACGGGCCCGACGCGGCCTGA
- a CDS encoding tRNA (adenine-N1)-methyltransferase, with translation MSEPTGAARRRGPFKVGDQVQLTDPKGRHYTFTLEAGKNFHTHKGSFPHDELIGAPEGSVVRTTGNVAYLALRPLLPDYVLSMPRGAAVVYPKDAGQILAFADIFPGARVVEAGVGSGSLSSFLLRAIGDQGMLHSYERREDFAEIAQQNVERYFGGPHPAWQLTVGDLQDNLSDLDVDRVILDMLAPWECLEAVSKALVPGGILCCYVATTTQLARTVESIREIGSFNEPTAWETMLRNWHVEGLAVRPDHRMIGHTGFLLTARRLADGVEPPMRRRRPSKGAYGDDYTGPNADGGGAAGR, from the coding sequence ATGTCCGAACCGACCGGTGCCGCCCGCAGGCGCGGGCCCTTCAAGGTCGGGGACCAGGTTCAGCTGACCGACCCCAAGGGCCGCCACTACACGTTCACGCTCGAAGCCGGGAAGAATTTCCACACCCACAAGGGTTCCTTCCCGCACGACGAACTGATCGGTGCTCCCGAGGGCAGCGTTGTCCGCACCACCGGAAACGTCGCCTACCTCGCGCTGCGCCCCCTGCTCCCCGACTACGTCCTGTCCATGCCCCGCGGCGCCGCCGTGGTCTACCCCAAGGACGCGGGGCAGATCCTGGCCTTCGCCGACATCTTCCCCGGCGCACGCGTCGTGGAAGCGGGCGTCGGCTCCGGCTCGCTCAGCAGCTTCCTGCTGCGCGCCATCGGCGACCAGGGCATGCTGCACTCCTACGAGCGCCGCGAGGACTTCGCCGAGATCGCCCAGCAGAACGTGGAGCGCTACTTCGGCGGCCCGCACCCCGCCTGGCAGCTCACCGTCGGCGACCTCCAGGACAACCTGTCCGACCTGGACGTCGACCGCGTCATCCTCGACATGCTGGCCCCCTGGGAGTGTCTGGAGGCCGTCTCCAAGGCGCTCGTGCCCGGCGGCATCCTGTGCTGCTACGTCGCGACCACCACCCAGCTCGCGCGGACCGTCGAGTCCATCCGCGAGATCGGCTCCTTCAACGAGCCGACCGCCTGGGAGACGATGCTCCGCAACTGGCACGTCGAGGGCCTCGCCGTCCGCCCCGACCACCGGATGATCGGCCACACCGGCTTCCTCCTCACCGCCCGCCGCCTCGCGGACGGCGTCGAGCCGCCGATGCGCCGACGCCGCCCTTCCAAGGGTGCCTACGGCGACGACTACACCGGCCCGAACGCCGACGGTGGCGGCGCCGCCGGCCGCTGA
- a CDS encoding HAD family hydrolase, whose protein sequence is MTSTVPALGTRTAEGSALQAVLLDMDGTLVDTEGFWWEVEVEVFAALGHTLDDSWRHVVVGGPMTRSAGFLIEATGADITLAELSVLLNAGFEDRIGRSLPLMPGAARLLAELAEYEIPTALVSASHRRIIDRVLTALGPQHFALTVAGDEVARTKPYPDPYLLAAAGLGVDPARCAVVEDTATGVAAAEAAGCLVVAVPSVAPIAPADRRTVVTSLEVVDLAFLRGLMADR, encoded by the coding sequence ATGACCAGCACGGTCCCCGCGCTCGGAACCCGTACGGCCGAAGGCTCAGCACTCCAGGCCGTACTCCTCGACATGGACGGCACCCTGGTGGACACCGAGGGCTTCTGGTGGGAGGTAGAGGTCGAGGTCTTCGCCGCCCTCGGACACACCCTCGACGACTCCTGGCGCCATGTCGTGGTCGGCGGCCCCATGACCCGCAGCGCCGGCTTCCTGATCGAGGCCACCGGCGCCGACATCACCCTCGCCGAGCTGTCCGTCCTGCTCAACGCGGGCTTCGAGGACCGCATCGGGCGGAGCCTGCCGCTGATGCCGGGCGCCGCCAGACTCCTGGCCGAGCTGGCGGAGTACGAGATCCCCACGGCCCTGGTCTCCGCCTCGCACCGGCGCATCATCGACCGCGTCCTGACCGCGCTCGGCCCCCAGCACTTCGCGCTGACGGTCGCCGGTGACGAGGTCGCGCGCACCAAGCCGTACCCCGACCCGTATCTGCTCGCCGCCGCCGGACTCGGCGTCGACCCGGCCCGCTGCGCGGTCGTGGAGGACACCGCGACCGGTGTCGCGGCGGCGGAGGCGGCGGGCTGCCTGGTGGTGGCCGTGCCGTCCGTGGCACCCATCGCCCCGGCCGACCGGCGCACCGTCGTGACCTCCCTGGAAGTCGTCGACCTGGCATTTCTGCGCGGACTGATGGCCGACCGATGA
- a CDS encoding RecB family exonuclease yields METSAEGVAGTVGDEGAAAEPTAAVTVETGTVDVVERVAIAPASLSPSRASDFMQCPLLYRFRVIDRLPQKPSEAATRGTLVHSVLERLFDAPAAERTAPRAKSLIPGQWDRLRESRPEVVELFADDPEGERLARWLGEAERLVERWFSLEDPTRLEPAEREMFVEAELDSGLKLRGIIDRVDVAPTGDVRIVDYKTGKAPRPEYAEGALFQMKFYALVVWRLRQVVPRRLQLVYLGSGDVVTYDPVIADLERVERKLLALWEAIRLATETGDWRPRPTKLCGWCDHQDVCPEFGGTPPPYPLPVRRADGGSDGVVEAAGGASAGGVEAVDGVSAEGASGPETADDPSAKGS; encoded by the coding sequence ATGGAGACCAGTGCGGAGGGCGTCGCGGGGACAGTCGGCGACGAGGGCGCGGCGGCGGAGCCGACCGCGGCGGTGACGGTGGAGACGGGGACGGTGGACGTGGTCGAGCGCGTCGCCATAGCGCCCGCCTCGTTGTCGCCCTCGCGTGCCAGTGACTTCATGCAGTGCCCGTTGCTGTACCGGTTCCGGGTGATCGACCGGCTCCCGCAGAAGCCCAGCGAGGCGGCGACCAGGGGGACCCTGGTGCACTCGGTGCTGGAGCGGCTCTTCGACGCGCCGGCGGCCGAGCGTACGGCGCCGCGGGCCAAGTCGCTGATCCCCGGGCAGTGGGACCGGCTGCGGGAGTCCCGGCCGGAGGTCGTGGAGCTGTTCGCCGACGATCCCGAGGGTGAGCGGCTGGCGCGCTGGCTCGGGGAGGCGGAGCGGCTGGTCGAGCGGTGGTTCTCCCTTGAGGATCCGACGCGGCTGGAGCCCGCCGAGCGGGAGATGTTCGTCGAGGCCGAGCTGGATTCGGGACTGAAGCTGCGCGGGATCATCGACCGGGTCGACGTGGCACCCACGGGCGATGTGCGGATCGTCGACTACAAGACAGGGAAGGCGCCGCGGCCCGAGTACGCCGAGGGCGCGCTGTTCCAGATGAAGTTCTACGCCCTGGTGGTCTGGCGGCTGAGGCAGGTCGTTCCGCGGCGGCTCCAGCTGGTGTATCTGGGCAGCGGGGACGTGGTGACGTACGACCCCGTCATCGCCGACCTGGAGCGGGTGGAGCGCAAGCTGCTGGCCCTGTGGGAGGCGATCCGGCTGGCCACGGAGACGGGCGACTGGCGCCCCCGCCCGACCAAGCTGTGCGGCTGGTGCGACCACCAGGACGTGTGCCCGGAGTTCGGCGGCACTCCCCCGCCGTATCCGTTGCCGGTGCGGAGGGCCGACGGCGGTTCTGACGGGGTTGTCGAGGCGGCGGGTGGAGCTTCCGCCGGGGGTGTTGAGGCCGTGGACGGTGTTTCCGCTGAAGGTGCCTCGGGTCCGGAGACTGCGGACGATCCCTCCGCCAAGGGGTCGTAG